In Scytonema millei VB511283, a single window of DNA contains:
- a CDS encoding HAD family hydrolase, with product MKSFDCEAVLFDLDGVLVNSNVAVEGHWRRWAQQHGLDAEAILKISHGRPATETIREVAPHLIAEAEGRAFLQREAEDLAGVVEVEGVANLLDSLPDRQWAIVTSGTQAIATNRLRHVGLSVPKVMITADDISRGKPDPEGYLKAAARLGVAPERCLVVEDAVAGIKAARAAGMSVVAVATTYQPADLIEADAIVPALVGMAIEQQVMDGDRVGLRVLLAA from the coding sequence ATGAAAAGCTTCGACTGTGAGGCAGTCCTATTTGACCTTGATGGTGTATTGGTCAATTCAAACGTGGCTGTAGAAGGACATTGGCGTAGATGGGCGCAGCAGCACGGTTTGGATGCAGAGGCAATTTTGAAAATCTCTCACGGTCGTCCGGCGACAGAGACAATTCGCGAAGTTGCGCCGCACTTGATAGCAGAGGCAGAAGGTAGGGCGTTTCTGCAACGGGAGGCGGAGGATTTAGCTGGTGTGGTGGAAGTGGAAGGAGTCGCAAATTTACTTGATTCTTTACCAGATCGGCAATGGGCAATTGTCACCTCAGGAACGCAGGCGATCGCAACTAACCGCCTGCGTCATGTTGGTTTATCTGTTCCCAAAGTCATGATTACGGCAGATGATATTAGCCGTGGCAAGCCCGATCCTGAAGGATATCTCAAAGCAGCAGCAAGGTTGGGTGTCGCGCCAGAACGCTGTCTGGTGGTTGAGGATGCTGTAGCTGGAATTAAAGCGGCACGGGCAGCAGGAATGAGTGTGGTGGCGGTAGCGACGACTTATCAGCCAGCAGATTTAATTGAGGCGGATGCGATCGTACCTGCTTTGGTGGGGATGGCGATCGAGCAACAGGTGATGGATGGCGATCGGGTTGGGTTAAGGGTGTTGTTAGCAGCGTGA
- a CDS encoding helix-turn-helix domain-containing protein — MTQLPCRITATVLGLAAEIERELIVLKTTEALAKRKAEGKALGRPKGRQSAHLKLDIREAEIRSYLAKGISKRSIAKLVDCSLSTLYDWLSRKHLHPRHEKAVGR, encoded by the coding sequence ATGACTCAATTGCCTTGCCGAATTACAGCAACGGTTTTGGGCTTGGCAGCAGAAATCGAGCGGGAATTGATTGTCCTGAAAACCACTGAAGCACTAGCCAAGCGTAAAGCTGAGGGGAAAGCGTTAGGGCGACCCAAAGGACGGCAATCTGCACATTTGAAACTAGACATAAGGGAAGCAGAAATTCGCAGCTATTTAGCCAAAGGGATCAGCAAACGCTCAATTGCCAAACTCGTCGATTGCTCTCTTTCCACTCTCTACGACTGGTTGTCACGCAAACATCTCCACCCACGCCACGAGAAAGCCGTGGGAAGGTGA
- a CDS encoding MFS transporter, whose product MGEKQGLREGVKRSHFGNGAVWFGVAIAFYAFVAIAVAEAGLGVLLPSILEAYNLNPATVTLLFISQTGGYVVAAFSSSLISSRLGLARMLLVAAMLLMGALIIYALNPFWSVMVAAGVLLGLGIALIDAGINTFIVDNQRTNHLVGMLHAFYGVGALLGPTIATSLLAFGLNWRSIYLVFAGVVGLLVVAVGWAIVQNYRPMTQKIKASGTSARANLRVALRTPAVLLTGLLLMVYVGAEVCVGNWAYAVQNLSRGISPIVAGYSISAYWLGLTIGRLSLGYFMRRLGAVRTLDISLVVLSLGLLVWWLVPNLSLSLPLIGFGFAAIYPATIALLPQRISPALVPAAIGFVSSVASLGAASLPSAVGWIASRTSLEIIPVLMIPLALVMVIVHRWLVGTGSREQGAGSSE is encoded by the coding sequence ATGGGTGAGAAGCAAGGATTACGGGAAGGTGTGAAGCGATCGCATTTTGGAAATGGGGCGGTTTGGTTTGGGGTGGCGATCGCGTTTTATGCTTTTGTGGCGATCGCGGTGGCAGAGGCGGGATTGGGGGTTTTGTTGCCTTCGATTCTGGAGGCATACAATTTAAATCCGGCAACTGTGACGCTGCTGTTTATCAGTCAGACGGGTGGTTATGTTGTGGCAGCGTTCTCTAGTAGTCTGATTAGCAGCCGTTTGGGATTGGCGCGGATGCTGTTGGTAGCGGCAATGTTGCTGATGGGGGCGCTGATCATATATGCGTTGAATCCATTTTGGTCGGTGATGGTGGCGGCTGGTGTGCTTTTGGGGTTGGGAATTGCCCTAATTGATGCTGGAATTAATACTTTTATTGTGGATAACCAACGGACTAATCATTTAGTTGGGATGTTGCACGCTTTTTATGGAGTTGGGGCGCTGTTGGGTCCCACGATCGCAACTTCTCTTTTAGCTTTTGGGTTAAATTGGCGATCGATCTATTTAGTATTTGCGGGAGTAGTGGGGCTGTTGGTGGTGGCGGTTGGTTGGGCGATCGTCCAAAACTATCGACCGATGACGCAGAAAATCAAAGCTTCTGGAACGAGTGCTAGGGCTAATCTGCGTGTCGCTTTACGGACACCTGCTGTCCTACTGACGGGTTTGCTGTTGATGGTTTACGTGGGTGCAGAGGTTTGTGTAGGTAACTGGGCTTATGCCGTGCAAAATCTCAGTCGTGGTATCTCGCCAATAGTTGCTGGATATAGTATCAGTGCTTACTGGCTGGGGCTGACAATTGGGCGTTTGAGTTTGGGATATTTCATGCGGCGACTCGGTGCAGTCCGCACTTTGGATATCTCTCTAGTGGTTTTGAGTCTTGGTTTACTAGTTTGGTGGCTAGTACCAAACCTATCTTTGAGCTTACCGCTGATTGGTTTTGGCTTTGCGGCAATTTATCCGGCAACAATTGCCTTATTACCACAGAGGATATCTCCTGCATTAGTCCCAGCTGCGATCGGTTTCGTGTCGAGTGTCGCTAGTTTGGGTGCAGCCAGTTTGCCAAGTGCAGTCGGCTGGATCGCCTCTCGTACTAGTTTGGAAATTATTCCTGTGTTGATGATACCTTTAGCCTTAGTGATGGTAATTGTACATCGATGGTTAGTAGGAACAGGGAGCAGGGAGCAGGGAGCAGGGAGCAGCGAATAG
- a CDS encoding ROK family transcriptional regulator, with amino-acid sequence MTADRHSASIATNTTLLKQINYARILELLRCRAPMTRAEIARSTGLTRSTVTVITAELISQGLIRESGEIIAPTGGGRPGVGLSLNPDGAFFIGAAIEYEQLTVVQLNLAAQVVNRIQAPLIGSREPEVVLSQLVQLIGQVQQSEPTKQERSRGIGLAIQATINLAGVVIYSPFLQWVGVDLRRYLQPHIQLPLFVDNDANAAALAEVYLGSAMHCHSLLYLLINKGIGAGIVLNNRIFRGAYGTAGEVGAILPMPTGCGDLGTFVGREALLQNYRQRGGQAGELSDLVADFHQDEPLARAIVSEWAQVLGWGLINLANILNPERIAIGGPLTVLVPHVKEQLDSMLRNYVPGNGGGGFFSDPKARFDVSVFGEDAAAIGGAVLAYQSLFQVPDLVLLAG; translated from the coding sequence ATGACCGCAGATCGACATTCAGCATCGATCGCCACCAATACAACACTGTTAAAACAAATCAACTATGCCCGCATTTTGGAACTACTCAGATGCCGTGCGCCAATGACTCGGGCTGAGATTGCCCGTTCCACAGGACTGACGCGATCGACTGTGACTGTAATTACAGCCGAATTGATCTCGCAGGGCTTAATTCGAGAAAGCGGTGAAATTATCGCGCCTACTGGAGGGGGAAGACCAGGAGTTGGATTGAGTTTGAATCCCGACGGGGCATTTTTTATCGGTGCGGCGATCGAGTACGAACAGCTAACGGTAGTGCAGTTGAATTTAGCTGCCCAAGTTGTCAACCGTATTCAAGCACCACTCATAGGTAGTCGAGAACCAGAAGTTGTCCTCAGCCAACTCGTACAATTAATTGGGCAAGTGCAGCAGTCCGAGCCGACCAAACAAGAGCGATCGCGCGGAATTGGGCTAGCCATCCAAGCAACCATAAACTTAGCAGGTGTGGTCATCTACTCGCCGTTTTTGCAGTGGGTAGGTGTCGATCTACGCCGCTATCTTCAACCTCACATTCAATTGCCTTTATTTGTAGATAACGACGCGAACGCCGCCGCTTTAGCAGAGGTGTATCTAGGTAGTGCCATGCACTGTCATAGTTTGCTCTATCTATTAATTAATAAAGGAATTGGGGCGGGAATCGTGTTAAACAATCGCATCTTTCGCGGCGCTTACGGCACTGCGGGGGAAGTCGGGGCAATCTTACCAATGCCAACTGGCTGCGGCGATTTAGGTACATTTGTTGGTAGAGAGGCATTGCTGCAAAACTATCGCCAGCGGGGAGGACAAGCAGGAGAACTGAGCGACTTAGTTGCAGATTTCCACCAAGACGAACCCCTCGCCCGTGCAATTGTCTCTGAATGGGCGCAGGTATTGGGCTGGGGATTAATTAACTTAGCAAATATTCTCAATCCCGAACGAATCGCGATCGGCGGACCGCTAACTGTATTGGTTCCTCACGTCAAAGAGCAATTGGATTCGATGTTGCGAAACTACGTCCCTGGTAATGGTGGTGGTGGGTTTTTCAGCGATCCGAAAGCCCGTTTTGACGTATCAGTCTTTGGCGAAGATGCGGCAGCAATTGGCGGGGCTGTACTTGCCTATCAGTCACTCTTTCAAGTTCCCGATTTAGTTTTGTTAGCTGGATAA
- a CDS encoding chemotaxis protein CheB yields the protein MDNFAPLDREKQILGHDIIVVGASAGGVEVLTQLVASLPENLPAAIFIVIHLSATSKSFLPEILNRNGKMHAAHARDGEAIVPGRIYVAQPNYHLLVKRGYIRLVQGPKENGTRPAIDPLFRTAAKAYDRRVVGVVLSGTLDDGTAGLIDIKQRGGVAVVQHPNDALFSGMPKSAISHVEVDHILPVSAIAPVLVSLAHEPIVEPGALSVNSDSEREMEPDIVELDGMALRERGHPGTASGLTCPDCGGSLFQLHERKNLLQYRCRVGHAFSAESLVAVANCKHREIKLQTRQF from the coding sequence ATGGATAACTTCGCACCCTTGGATCGGGAAAAACAAATACTCGGACACGACATAATTGTCGTGGGAGCCTCTGCTGGCGGGGTGGAAGTGCTTACCCAGCTGGTTGCCTCTTTGCCAGAGAACTTACCAGCGGCAATTTTCATCGTCATTCACCTTTCTGCCACAAGTAAGAGCTTTCTGCCAGAGATCCTCAACCGCAATGGGAAAATGCACGCGGCTCACGCTCGTGACGGGGAAGCAATTGTGCCTGGGCGCATCTATGTAGCACAGCCGAACTACCATTTGTTAGTCAAACGCGGTTACATCCGCTTAGTGCAGGGTCCAAAGGAAAACGGTACTCGTCCGGCAATCGATCCCTTATTTCGCACGGCAGCAAAGGCATACGATCGCCGCGTAGTTGGTGTGGTGCTGTCGGGTACGCTCGACGATGGTACGGCGGGGCTGATAGATATCAAGCAGCGGGGTGGTGTGGCTGTGGTGCAACATCCCAATGATGCCCTGTTTAGCGGGATGCCCAAGAGTGCCATCTCACACGTAGAAGTAGACCACATTCTACCAGTCTCGGCGATCGCCCCTGTTTTGGTAAGTCTAGCCCATGAACCAATAGTTGAGCCAGGAGCTTTGAGTGTGAATAGCGACAGCGAGCGGGAAATGGAACCCGATATTGTGGAACTCGATGGCATGGCTTTACGCGAACGAGGACATCCTGGGACAGCTTCAGGCTTGACTTGTCCAGATTGCGGCGGTTCCCTGTTCCAACTGCACGAAAGAAAGAATTTGCTTCAGTACCGCTGTCGCGTCGGTCATGCCTTTTCTGCCGAAAGTCTGGTAGCTGTAGCGAACTGCAAACATCGAGAGATAAAACTGCAAACAAGGCAATTTTGA
- a CDS encoding class I SAM-dependent methyltransferase produces MAARQDTIWEKFLAPVARLFIDEEELRRYARSIDWEKESDRFRRREVEIPAYYSSQNFHGIKGGYLNSGAAVSYDPITQYVLPPNETTVRQGLLERIRVQPTRIIDLGCGTGSTTLMLKQAFPQAEVIGLDLSPYMLVRAEDKAKTAGLAIQWLHGNAEDTKLPAASFDLVTISLLFHETPAQVTQAILQESFRLLKAGGEAIVLDGNQQTLRHLDWLNNVFEEPYIREFAQGNLDAWMVKAGFAAVQTDDVWLVNQVTRGIKPLTQESRVRRQETEEDMVITEEWIPAPGY; encoded by the coding sequence ATGGCAGCGCGTCAAGATACAATTTGGGAAAAGTTCTTAGCGCCCGTTGCGCGCCTCTTCATTGATGAAGAGGAGTTAAGGCGATACGCCCGTAGTATAGATTGGGAGAAAGAAAGCGATCGCTTTCGCCGTCGGGAGGTAGAAATTCCTGCATACTACAGCAGTCAAAATTTTCACGGCATTAAGGGCGGATATCTCAATTCTGGTGCAGCTGTTTCTTACGATCCGATTACTCAATATGTTTTACCACCGAATGAAACTACAGTCCGTCAAGGATTGTTAGAACGCATCCGCGTCCAGCCGACGAGAATTATAGATTTAGGCTGCGGTACTGGTTCCACGACGCTGATGTTAAAACAGGCTTTTCCCCAAGCAGAAGTCATTGGCTTAGATTTATCTCCCTATATGTTAGTCAGAGCAGAAGACAAAGCCAAAACTGCTGGATTAGCGATTCAATGGCTGCATGGTAATGCTGAAGACACAAAACTGCCCGCTGCAAGTTTCGATCTGGTGACGATATCCTTGTTATTTCACGAAACACCAGCACAGGTAACTCAAGCAATCTTGCAAGAAAGCTTTCGGTTGCTAAAAGCAGGCGGCGAGGCGATCGTTTTGGACGGCAATCAGCAGACTTTACGCCATCTCGATTGGTTGAATAATGTGTTTGAGGAACCATATATTCGAGAATTTGCGCAAGGCAATTTAGATGCCTGGATGGTTAAAGCAGGCTTTGCAGCAGTGCAGACTGATGATGTGTGGTTAGTCAATCAAGTCACTCGCGGAATTAAGCCTTTAACGCAGGAGTCGAGAGTTAGGAGACAGGAGACAGAAGAAGATATGGTAATAACAGAAGAATGGATTCCGGCTCCTGGGTATTAA
- a CDS encoding ISKra4 family transposase: MGARILSIEGSQVKLEVTIDLSRSMLASEENIQQSLNEGGCLATSAALKYLDTDGSAIEIAGEVMRTKGEQPKEYQTPYGEVIVHRHVYQRSGGGKTYCPVEREGRIIITSTPLFAKQVSSKLAYGSARDVQRDLAENHRRPVAVSYIQRTSEAVASIIELKEESWNYVPPKLEVEIKSVAIGLDGTCMLLCDTGWREAMVGTISLYDAVGERQHTIYIGATPEYGKASFLERLEREIQRTKQRYPKATYIGIADGAASNWQFLKGHTQEQILDFYHASGYLGAVAVTLYPDNLAQQKQWLTQKCHQLKHESETASELYQQMLKLSETQTHSKTIQENLDAAVTYYRNHLHQMNYALYRDKHYPIGSGVTEAACKTVIKQRLCCSGMRWKEAGASVVLSLRTLVLTPTRWTQFWHKLNQYGFPVAL; encoded by the coding sequence ATGGGCGCACGAATCCTGAGTATTGAAGGGTCGCAAGTGAAGCTAGAAGTGACCATAGACTTAAGCCGTTCGATGCTCGCGAGTGAAGAGAACATCCAGCAAAGCTTGAACGAAGGAGGATGTCTAGCAACCTCAGCCGCCCTGAAATATTTAGATACCGATGGTTCAGCCATTGAAATCGCTGGCGAAGTGATGCGCACAAAAGGAGAACAACCCAAAGAGTATCAAACCCCCTATGGAGAAGTCATTGTCCATCGTCATGTGTATCAGCGTTCAGGAGGGGGTAAGACCTATTGTCCGGTTGAGCGAGAAGGCAGAATTATCATTACCTCAACCCCCTTGTTTGCGAAACAAGTGTCCTCCAAACTGGCTTATGGCTCAGCAAGAGACGTACAACGCGACCTCGCAGAAAATCATCGTCGTCCAGTTGCAGTCTCTTATATCCAACGCACCAGCGAAGCCGTTGCCAGTATCATTGAGCTCAAAGAAGAAAGCTGGAACTATGTTCCCCCCAAACTGGAGGTCGAGATCAAGAGCGTTGCCATTGGTCTAGACGGCACCTGTATGCTGCTGTGCGACACAGGATGGCGAGAGGCAATGGTCGGGACTATTAGTCTTTATGACGCTGTAGGGGAACGCCAGCACACAATTTATATTGGAGCAACCCCTGAATATGGCAAAGCCAGTTTTCTAGAGCGGCTAGAGCGAGAAATCCAACGCACCAAACAACGATACCCTAAAGCCACCTATATCGGCATTGCCGATGGTGCCGCCTCAAACTGGCAGTTTCTGAAAGGTCATACCCAAGAGCAGATTCTAGATTTCTATCATGCCTCTGGTTATCTTGGTGCGGTGGCAGTTACGCTTTATCCCGATAACTTAGCCCAACAGAAACAATGGCTGACTCAAAAGTGCCATCAGCTCAAACATGAGTCGGAAACTGCATCCGAACTTTATCAACAGATGCTGAAGTTATCAGAGACCCAAACCCACTCCAAAACCATTCAAGAGAACCTAGATGCAGCGGTCACTTATTATCGGAATCATCTTCATCAAATGAACTATGCTCTGTACCGCGACAAACACTACCCGATTGGGTCTGGCGTGACTGAAGCAGCGTGTAAAACCGTGATTAAGCAACGCTTATGCTGTTCTGGAATGCGATGGAAAGAAGCAGGTGCATCTGTCGTCCTTAGTTTAAGAACGTTGGTTTTAACACCGACACGGTGGACTCAATTTTGGCACAAACTCAATCAATATGGGTTTCCGGTTGCTCTCTAA
- a CDS encoding glutathione S-transferase family protein, with product MGLGILADGKWISEREQEDNQGKFIRPSTTFRNKITADGSSGFKAEAGRYHLYISWACPWAHRTAIMRRLKGLEDAIGLSVVAAEIDQNSWEFNSEPGAIPDTVNGTQYLWQLYLKAEPNYSGRVTVPVLWDKQTQSIVNNESREIIRMFDTEFNEIANNNVNFYPKDLQAQIDKTIDEIYQPINNGVYRAGFATQQVAYEEAVTELFEALDRWENVLAKQRYLCGDIITEADWCMFTTLLRFDAVYYVHFKCNLRRIVDYPNLWNYLKDLYQQPGVKETCNLDHIKRHYYRSHPKVNPTRIVPKGPIVDFEAPHNRHEIGVAVSV from the coding sequence ATGGGTTTAGGTATTCTAGCTGACGGTAAATGGATTTCCGAACGGGAACAAGAAGATAACCAAGGGAAATTTATCCGCCCTTCTACTACCTTTCGCAATAAAATTACTGCTGATGGTTCGAGTGGTTTTAAAGCAGAAGCAGGACGCTATCACTTATATATTTCTTGGGCTTGTCCCTGGGCGCATCGAACAGCAATTATGCGTCGTCTGAAGGGACTAGAAGATGCAATTGGCTTATCAGTAGTAGCAGCAGAGATTGACCAAAATAGTTGGGAGTTTAATAGCGAACCTGGAGCAATTCCCGATACTGTTAACGGGACGCAATATCTTTGGCAACTTTATCTAAAAGCCGAACCAAATTATAGTGGACGGGTGACAGTTCCCGTGTTGTGGGATAAGCAAACTCAGTCAATCGTGAATAATGAATCGCGCGAAATTATTCGCATGTTTGATACTGAGTTTAACGAAATTGCTAATAATAATGTCAATTTCTACCCCAAAGATTTACAGGCACAAATAGACAAAACTATCGATGAGATTTATCAACCAATTAATAATGGTGTCTATCGAGCCGGATTTGCCACTCAACAAGTAGCTTATGAAGAGGCTGTAACGGAGTTATTTGAGGCTTTAGACCGTTGGGAAAATGTTTTAGCTAAGCAGCGTTATTTATGTGGCGATATCATCACCGAAGCCGATTGGTGTATGTTTACAACCTTACTACGATTCGATGCTGTTTATTACGTCCATTTCAAATGCAACTTACGCCGAATTGTAGATTATCCTAACTTGTGGAACTACTTGAAAGACTTGTATCAACAACCAGGAGTCAAAGAAACGTGCAACCTGGATCATATTAAAAGACATTACTATCGAAGTCATCCCAAGGTTAATCCTACTCGCATCGTACCAAAAGGACCGATAGTTGATTTTGAGGCTCCCCACAATCGTCATGAAATAGGTGTTGCAGTTTCAGTTTAA
- a CDS encoding RtcB family protein — MPYEKLEINTPAPVLSWANHALGHEETQMAKNVASLPFVFKHVALMPDVHLGKGALVGSVVATKDAILPAAVGVDIGCGMAAIQTPYHAEQLEGKLKKIRLDIEASIPVGFNENQDVEKSVTNWQRWNDFKDLHRGVQDLQGKAMKQMGSLGGGNHFLEVCLDTEDRVWLMLHSGSRNIGNKLAQCHINTAKELAKLAGDRLPDPDLAYFISGTPEFAAYWRDLQWAQNYARVNRDVMMARFKRVVEKHIAGGKPFKPLLEVNCHHNYAEKEVHFGEDVYVTRKGAVRARTEDYGIIPGSMGAKSFIVRGKGHAESYCSCSHGAGRLMSRNKAKNVYTLDDLIEQTKGVECRKDTGVLDEIPGAYKPIDEVMNNQSDLVEIVATLKQVVCVKG, encoded by the coding sequence ATGCCATACGAAAAACTAGAAATTAATACACCAGCGCCCGTACTTTCTTGGGCAAATCATGCTTTAGGACATGAAGAAACCCAGATGGCGAAAAATGTGGCATCTCTACCATTTGTATTTAAACATGTCGCATTGATGCCCGATGTCCACTTGGGTAAAGGTGCTTTAGTTGGCTCGGTTGTAGCAACTAAAGATGCAATTTTGCCTGCGGCTGTGGGGGTAGATATTGGTTGTGGCATGGCTGCAATTCAAACTCCATATCATGCCGAACAATTAGAAGGTAAGTTGAAAAAAATTCGCTTAGATATTGAAGCATCAATTCCGGTTGGTTTTAACGAAAATCAAGATGTAGAAAAATCTGTCACAAACTGGCAACGGTGGAATGATTTTAAAGATCTACATCGCGGGGTGCAAGACTTGCAAGGAAAAGCCATGAAACAAATGGGTTCTCTTGGCGGTGGCAACCACTTCTTAGAAGTTTGTCTCGATACTGAAGATCGAGTTTGGTTGATGTTGCATTCTGGTTCTCGAAATATCGGCAACAAGTTGGCACAGTGCCATATTAATACTGCTAAAGAATTAGCAAAATTAGCAGGCGATCGCTTGCCCGATCCTGACTTAGCTTACTTTATTTCCGGTACGCCAGAGTTTGCTGCATATTGGCGAGACTTGCAGTGGGCGCAAAACTATGCCCGTGTCAATCGTGACGTAATGATGGCACGCTTCAAGCGAGTCGTGGAAAAACATATAGCTGGTGGTAAGCCATTCAAGCCTCTGTTAGAGGTGAATTGCCATCACAACTATGCCGAAAAGGAAGTGCATTTTGGCGAAGATGTTTACGTGACTCGTAAGGGTGCGGTAAGGGCGCGGACTGAAGATTATGGGATTATCCCTGGTTCAATGGGTGCGAAATCATTCATTGTTAGAGGTAAAGGTCATGCTGAAAGTTACTGTTCTTGCAGTCACGGTGCGGGGCGTTTGATGTCTCGGAATAAGGCAAAAAATGTCTATACGCTTGACGATTTGATCGAGCAAACTAAGGGTGTAGAATGTCGCAAAGATACGGGAGTCTTAGATGAAATTCCAGGGGCATATAAGCCGATAGATGAGGTGATGAATAATCAGTCAGATCTCGTGGAAATTGTAGCAACCTTGAAGCAAGTTGTTTGCGTCAAAGGATAA
- a CDS encoding Arm DNA-binding domain-containing protein, producing the protein MSIKKKASKGTVSVESFRGRLRLRFRIDGIQKTLAVNLDDSKENRIRASLVARQIELDLLGGTFDHTLEKYRPSPQKPPLIQNITVATLFEQFIDSKVEDVAASTLSKYKSTLGHIKGHAIGNKLVPTIGVDAAREFAAFLKPKLSERVYKERLGLLAACVLELDEATG; encoded by the coding sequence ATGAGTATCAAGAAGAAAGCCTCAAAAGGCACTGTTTCAGTTGAAAGTTTTCGGGGTAGGTTAAGGCTGAGATTTAGAATCGACGGCATTCAAAAGACGCTGGCAGTTAACCTAGACGACTCCAAAGAAAATCGCATTAGAGCTTCACTAGTAGCCCGTCAAATTGAATTAGACCTACTGGGTGGTACGTTTGACCACACGCTAGAGAAGTACCGTCCTAGCCCCCAAAAACCACCGCTAATTCAAAACATTACTGTAGCTACTTTATTCGAGCAATTTATCGATAGCAAGGTAGAGGATGTAGCAGCTAGTACGTTGAGCAAGTACAAGTCTACTCTGGGACACATCAAAGGACACGCCATAGGTAACAAGTTAGTACCTACTATTGGTGTCGATGCTGCTAGAGAGTTTGCAGCATTCCTGAAGCCCAAGCTGTCAGAGCGCGTGTACAAGGAGAGATTGGGTTTGCTAGCTGCCTGCGTGTTGGAGTTGGACGAAGCAACCGGATAA
- the tnpA gene encoding IS200/IS605 family transposase yields MSEYIHKSHNVTVLLYHLVFPAKYRRAVFDEQVDAVLREVCLEIEKRYEIKFVEIGVDKDHVHFLVQSVPTYSVTKLVTMLKSLTAREVFKRCPQVKQQLWGGEFWSDGYFASTVGKHGDEGMIARYVKKQGNDYLKLHRDEQLSLF; encoded by the coding sequence ATGAGCGAATATATTCATAAAAGTCATAACGTTACGGTGTTGCTTTACCATTTGGTGTTTCCCGCAAAGTATAGACGAGCTGTGTTCGACGAACAGGTAGATGCAGTTTTGAGGGAGGTGTGTTTAGAGATTGAGAAACGCTATGAAATCAAGTTTGTCGAAATTGGTGTGGACAAAGACCATGTGCATTTCTTAGTACAGTCAGTGCCAACTTATAGTGTGACCAAGCTGGTAACAATGCTCAAAAGTCTCACAGCCAGAGAAGTATTTAAACGCTGTCCGCAAGTGAAACAACAGCTGTGGGGCGGCGAGTTTTGGAGTGATGGGTATTTTGCGAGTACAGTTGGAAAACATGGTGATGAAGGGATGATTGCCAGGTATGTGAAAAAACAGGGGAATGACTATCTCAAATTGCATCGAGATGAGCAATTATCTCTCTTTTGA
- a CDS encoding HAD family hydrolase: protein MALKAVLFDFNGVIINDEPIHKQLIEQLLIEENLRPIPGEFEEVCLGRSDRVCLAELLKRRGRFVSETYLLQLMQRKAQAYQQELEKIINLPTYSGLEDLIFQTRSHQLKLAVVSGAMRSEIELVLQRLNLTQYFSVLVGGDDITTSKPEPDGYLLAVERLNQLYPELGLQPGECIAIEDTPAGVQAAKTAKIPVVGVANTYPFHMMQRQANWAVDYLNQLDLEWVQQVLSKADSQATVAEC from the coding sequence ATGGCGTTAAAGGCAGTTTTATTTGATTTTAATGGCGTTATTATTAATGACGAACCAATTCATAAACAACTGATCGAACAGTTATTAATTGAAGAAAATTTACGTCCAATTCCTGGCGAATTTGAGGAAGTTTGTCTAGGGAGAAGCGATCGCGTTTGTTTAGCTGAATTGCTCAAACGTCGAGGTCGATTTGTGAGTGAGACATATTTACTCCAATTAATGCAGCGCAAGGCGCAAGCATACCAGCAAGAATTAGAAAAAATCATCAACTTACCTACTTATTCAGGGTTAGAAGATTTGATTTTTCAAACCCGCAGCCACCAATTAAAGTTAGCTGTAGTTAGTGGTGCAATGCGATCGGAAATTGAATTAGTTTTGCAGCGTTTGAATTTGACACAATACTTTTCTGTATTAGTTGGTGGCGATGATATTACTACTAGTAAACCAGAACCAGATGGCTACTTGTTGGCAGTAGAACGCCTTAACCAACTCTATCCTGAATTAGGATTACAGCCTGGGGAGTGTATTGCGATCGAAGATACTCCAGCAGGAGTCCAAGCAGCGAAGACAGCAAAAATTCCGGTTGTTGGAGTTGCAAATACCTATCCATTTCACATGATGCAACGTCAAGCAAACTGGGCTGTAGATTACCTCAACCAGTTAGATTTGGAATGGGTGCAACAAGTACTTTCCAAAGCAGACTCACAAGCCACCGTCGCTGAATGTTAA